The following coding sequences lie in one Lolium perenne isolate Kyuss_39 chromosome 2, Kyuss_2.0, whole genome shotgun sequence genomic window:
- the LOC139835073 gene encoding uncharacterized protein: MCRKLTRQQWYNQRITCIGHFYAEQGVRYTKPEIVQGLAPAMTIDDFMSVVPHWADNNKRAAFMELVKNWVGENPDFKAVSDRNKANRGSQGTHTAGSSSTDRYRERLGKKLGRELGEMEAWTHMKLVTPGPNEPRPAPEMYYGKAKENKERYCEEYAKLHPEVEDPMTEPVDEVAMMLAGYGQPHGRPACLAGGFKPQRNFTQIKATLPSGSYATSSRTTCRSRVEVDTQLEEAYAVAYEEYLEKVKEHDLVKDAYVQWTSNQMASFTRFMMTGVREEPLPEPPHPGPTPVFPSKEEFYIMYKRQRQLTPGLGESGNDTPCGTPMHPGRHSPGASRTSAFFLIASDCAAVNRSIGEANNESCFFHGNF; encoded by the exons atgtgtcggaagttgacacggcagcagtggtacaaccagaggatcacgtgcatcggccacttctatgctgagcagggcgtaaggtacacaaagcctgagattgtgcagggactcgccccggctatgacgatagatgacttcatgtcg gttgtaccacattgggctgataataataagagggccgccttcatggagttggtcaagaattgggtcggcgaaaaccccgatttcaaggccgtgagcgaccggaacaaggccaaccgtggttctcagggaacacacactgcggggagcagcagcaccgatcgctatcgggagcgtctg gggaagaagctcgggagggaacttggtgagatggaagcgtggacgcacatgaagctggtgacgcccggtccgaacgagcctcggcccgcgcctgagatgtactacggcaaggccaaagagaacaaggaaagatactgcgaggagtacgccaagctccatccagaggtggaggaccctatgaccgagccggtcgacgaggtggcgatgatgctggcggggtacggccagccgcatggacgtcctgcctgccttgctgggggtttcaagcctcagaggaacttcacgcagatcaaggctaccctcccctccggcagctacgctacctcctcgcggactacatgccgttctcgggtagaggttgat actcagctcgaggaggcctatgcagtagcttacgaggagtatctcgagaaggttaaggagcatgaccttgtgaaagatgcctatgtccagtggacgagcaaccagatggcg agtttcactcggttcatgatgactggagtgcgagaggaaccactcccagagccacctcatccggggccgacgccagtgttcccgtccaaggaggagttctatatcatgtacaagcgtcagcgtcagttgaccccg ggattgggagaatccgggaacgacACTCCTTGTGGTACGCCGATGCACCCCGGTCGCCATTCTCCTGGTGCTTCACGAACCTCGGCATTTTTTCTG